One segment of Panicum virgatum strain AP13 chromosome 1K, P.virgatum_v5, whole genome shotgun sequence DNA contains the following:
- the LOC120695433 gene encoding G-type lectin S-receptor-like serine/threonine-protein kinase LECRK4: MDQVPRDGGCTMVTNSQHGMCGPYSYCIYHANKRLDCECASGYSFLDTQFRYKGCTPTFLPDSCHGKSHASEFRLMELPNTYWVNSIYYKWHQSVTEGQCQDFCLNNCLCGAVLFDGKNTCVEAAMLTTGWQANDTSMRVMIKVRTKRPPILILPYVVIAGLAMLLLATACILLVYYYITKKARKNRFSVMVFTRKELHRATNGFSKLLGQGGFGKVYHGIVKSLEPHDVAVKELRSTDDYQEVEFENEVQSIGRIHHKNLVRMVGYCKEGVHRMLVFEFMPGGSLSDILFSSERPSWSWRAEAAIAIARGLEYLHYGCTSQIIHCEIKPDNILLDDKCVPKITDFGIAKLLNGSKVKQTITHVRGTLGYLAPEWFNNERKVDTKVDVFSFGIVLLEMICCRKYPSEDGLPCNDDDSDPGIPVTLRAWVLDMIRDGNIERIVQGDDSALQDLQRVERFTRIAVWCVQVDPLTRPTMRNVVNMMEGTMEVYPLPDDPPRVHDFPAPLLPSRGSATHYNSSSMIK; this comes from the coding sequence ATGGACCAGGTACCAAGGGATGGCGGCTGCACAATGGTGACAAATAGTCAACATGGTATGTGTGGACCGTACTCATACTGTATATACCATGCTAACAAGCGGCTTGACTGTGAATGTGCAAGTGGCTATAGTTTCTTGGACACTCAATTTAGGTATAAAGGCTGCACCCCAACATTTCTTCCAGATAGCTGCCACGGGAAGAGCCATGCTTCTGAGTTCAGGCTCATGGAGTTGCCGAACACGTACTGGGTAAACTCAATCTACTACAAGTGGCACCAATCAGTCACAGAGGGGCAATGCCAGGATTTTTGCTTGAATAATTGCTTATGTGGAGCTGTGTTGTTTGATGGAAAGAATACCTGTGTAGAGGCTGCTATGCTTACAACAGGGTGGCAAGCAAATGACACAAGTATGAGGGTAATGATAAAGGTTCGTACAAAAAGACCACCTATTTTGATCCTACCTTATGTAGTCATTGCTGGATTAGCCATGTTATTGTTGGCCACTGCTTGCATCCTCCTAGTATACTACTACATCACTAAGAAAGCAAGAAAGAACCGTTTTAGCGTGATGGTTTTCACTCGCAAGGAGCTCCACCGAGCAACCAATGGATTCAGCAAGTTGCTAGGACAAGGGGGCTTTGGCAAAGTTTACCATGGCATTGTTAAGTCTCTAGAACCACATGACGTTGCCGTGAAGGAGCTAAGGAGCACAGATGACTATCAGGAGGTTGAGTTTGAGAATGAGGTTCAATCCATTGGTAGGATCCACCACAAGAATCTGGTTCGAATGGTTGGGTACTGTAAGGAAGGGGTGCACCGAATGCTTGTGTTTGAGTTCATGCCAGGAGGCTCCCTCAGTGACATCCTTTTCAGTTCTGAGAGACCATCTTGGAGTTGGCGTGCTGAGGCAGCAATAGCTATCGCAAGGGGGTTAGAATACCTGCACTATGGCTGCACCTCTCAAATTATCCACTGTGAAATCAAACCTGATAATATACTGCTGGATGACAAGTGTGTCCCCAAGATAACGGACTTTGGGATTGCCAAGCTCCTCAACGGCAGCAAGGTGAAACAAACAATCACCCATGTTCGAGGTACGTTAGGCTACCTTGCACCAGAGTGGTTCAACAATGAGAGGAAGGTGGACACCAAGGTGGACGTGTTCAGTTTCGGTATTGTTCTTTTGGAGATGATCTGCTGCAGGAAATACCCAAGTGAGGATGGGCTGCCATGCAATGATGATGACTCAGACCCAGGCATACCTGTGACACTAAGAGCATGGGTATTGGACATGATTAGAGATGGAAACATTGAGCGTATTGTGCAGGGCGACGACAGTGCACTACAAGACTTGCAAAGAGTGGAGAGGTTCACACGCATTGCGGTTTGGTGCGTGCAAGTGGATCCGTTGACGAGGCCAACGATGCGGAACGTGGTGAACATGATGGAGGGCACCATGGAAGTTTATCCTCTACCTGATGACCCTCCGAGGGTTCATGACTTCCCGGCGCCCCTCCTACCAAGCCGTGGCAGTGCAACCCACTATAACTCTAGTAGTATGATTAAGTAA
- the LOC120695413 gene encoding peroxidase P7-like: MASSTSGHCLFLAALLLLSSAAYGQQLSTSFYATSCPSFESTVRSVVSSAIGSDPRMGASLLRLFFHDCFVQGCDASILLDDVGTFVGEKTALPNANSVRGYDVINNIKAAVEASCPGIVSCADIVALAARDGTVLLGGPTWNVSLGRRDSTTASKDEANRDLPSPAANLSALITAFGNKGLSAQDMTALSGAHTVGFTQCRVYRGRIYNDTNINQPFAKLRQSNCPATPGVNDTVLAPLDLQTELAFDNAYYGDLLKSKGLLHSDQELYNGGSQDTLVKKYSSNSAAFFADFVTAMIKMGNINPLTGTSGQIRANCAVVNN, translated from the exons ATGGCTTCGTCCACGAGCGGCCATTGCCTGTTCCTCGCCGcccttctcctcctctcctccgcaGCCTACGGCCAGCAGCTCTCGACGTCGTTCTACGCCACGAGCTGCCCGTCGTTCGAGTCCACCGTGCGCTCCGTTGTGTCCAGTGCCATCGGCTCCGACCCCCGCATGGgcgcctccctcctccggctCTTCTTTCATGACTGCTTCGTTCAG GGCTGCGACGCCTCCATTCTTCTCGACGACGTGGGGACCTTCGTCGGCGAGAAAACCGCCCTCCCGAACGCCAACTCCGTCCGCGGTTACGACGTCATCAACAATATCAAGGCGGCCGTCGAGGCCAGCTGCCCCGGCATCGTCTCCTGCGCCGACATCGTCGCCCTCGCCGCCAGGGACGGCACCGTGCTG CTCGGTGGTCCAACCTGGAACGTGTCTCTCGGCCGGCGCGACTCGACGACGGCAAGCAAGGACGAAGCGAACCGCGAcctcccctcgccggcggccaacCTCAGCGCGCTCATCACGGCGTTCGGCAACAAGGGTCTGAGCGCGCAGGACATGACGGCCCTCTCCGGCGCGCACACCGTCGGCTTCACGCAGTGCCGGGTCTACCGCGGCCGCATCTACAACGACACCAACATCAACCAGCCGTTCGCCAAGCTGCGCCAGAGCAACTGCCCGGCGACGCCGGGCGTCAACGACACCGTCCTGGCGCCGCTCGACCTGCAGACGGAGCTCGCCTTCGACAACGCCTACTACGGGGATCTGCTCAAGAGCAAAGGCCTGCTCCACTCCGACCAGGAGCTCTACAACGGCGGCTCGCAGGACACGCTGGTGAAGAAATACAGCTCCAACAGTGCCGCCTTCTTCGCCGACTTCGTCACGGCGATGATCAAGATGGGGAACATCAACCCGCTCACCGGAACTAGCGGTCAGATCAGGGCCAACTGTGCTGTGGTTAATAACTAA
- the LOC120695444 gene encoding uncharacterized protein LOC120695444, producing MADGFDSSPLHVKRGYPAGVGAVGSSHGRYGGSIGPRSPPFALQSSWDPAWDNSTHPPGGFMSLFDNQPHLSQNPHFVGAPSHYAPFKAPRPVDFGVSFASMDAPQPNNGGSSSQEVEVLSDQQAIDVDSDTENVRTERRIMWTPEEDEKLMSAWLKNSTDSSVGADRNNEHYWGDVVNSYNKTIPSQRKRNSKQAKDRWQRYGNATVTKVFLLWFLKQWHLIIFVYGMLFFGTAGSQKNDINVLNKSPLFINVLKGKAPRVKYTVNGTQYDMGYYLANKIYPEWAVFVKTISVPQMDEDKLFALMQGARKDVECAFGVLQSRFDIVRRPARLWKQGDVINIMQACVILHNMVVEDEKDLVKVPLDLNENASATIVLPPEVRTSDSPNPCFAEVLRINFAIQARPTHRQLRNDLVEHIWQRYGNKEN from the exons ATGGCAGACGGCTTCGATTCTTCACCACTCCATGTCAAACGAGGCTACCCAGCTGGAGTTGGCGCTGTTGGCTCCTCACATGGCAGATATGGTGGCTCCATCGGTCCAAGATCCCCTCCGTTTGCACTTCAATCCAGTTGGGATCCTGCATG GGACAACAGCACACATCCCCCTGGTGGATTTATGAGTTTATTCGACAACCAACCCCATTTATCACAGAATCCACATTTTGTTGGTGCGCCATCTCATTATGCACCTTTCAAGGCACCAAGGCCTGTCGATTTTGGTGTCAGTTTTGCCTCAATGGATGCACCACAGCCTAACAATGGTGGAAGTTCATCTCAAGAAGTGGAAGTTTTATCAGACCAGCAGGCTATTGACGTTGATAGCGATACTGAGAATGTGAGGACAGAGAGGCGGATCATGTGGACACCAGAAGAAGATGAGAAATTGATGAGTGCTTGGTTGAAAAATTCAACAGACTCATCTGTTGGAGCCGATAGGAACAACGAGCACTACTGGGGTGATGTCGTTAACTCATACAACAAGACTATCCCGTCACAGAGGAAAAGAAATTCAAAGCAAGCCAAGGATCGATGGCAACGCTATGGCAACGCTACGGTGACAAAGGTGTTCCTACTATGGTTCTTGAAGCAGTGGCATCTCATAATCTTCGTATATGGCATGCTTTTTTTTGGTACCGCTGGGTCTCAGAAGAACGACATCAATGTCCTAAACAAGTCACCACTGTTCATCAATGTCCTAAAAGGGAAGGCTCCAAGGGTAAAATACACAGTAAATGGAACACAGTATGATATGGGCTACTATCTCGCCAATAAAATATATCCGGAATGGGCGGTTTTCGTGAAGACAATATCAGTGCCTCAGATGGATGAAGATAAATTATTTGCATTGATGCAAGGAGCGAGGAAGGATGTCGAATGCGCATTTGGTGTATTGCAATCCCGCTTTGATATTGTTCGTCGACCAGCAAGGTTGTGGAAGCAGGGGGATGTTATCAACATAATGCAAGCGTGTGTCATCCTTCACAATATGGTAGTGGAGGATGAGAAGGATTTGGTCAAAGTTCCATTGGATTTGAATGAGAATGCGAGTGCTACGATAGTGCTCCCACCTGAAGTGCGTACTAGCGATAGCCCTAATCCATGCTTCGCGGAGGTGCTTAGAATAAATTTTGCTATCCAAGCACGACCAACACATAGACAACTCAGAAATGATCTAGTCGAGCACATATGGCAACGCTATGGAAACAAAGAAAATTAG